Proteins from a genomic interval of Chroococcidiopsis thermalis PCC 7203:
- a CDS encoding Crp/Fnr family transcriptional regulator, with amino-acid sequence MTVSLLVSNQSTELKSSRFARRSLLPLRHDALWQIKSGMVRTLTVLADGNYSTLGIWGVGDVVGRVFCSAQTYQMECLTPVEVNLIPRSRWHELNEAMISHIQRSGELMEILHCRNAEAAVLQLFAWLANRFGQHVLQGKLIDLRLTHQEIAELVGLTRVTVTRILSDLEKQGSIQRQERQFIVMSDRLPFWHYEI; translated from the coding sequence ATGACCGTCTCCTTGCTGGTATCAAATCAGTCTACCGAGCTGAAATCTTCTCGGTTTGCGCGTCGTTCGCTTCTACCTTTAAGGCATGATGCTCTGTGGCAGATTAAGTCTGGTATGGTTCGCACCTTGACAGTATTAGCTGATGGGAACTACAGCACTTTGGGAATTTGGGGTGTAGGGGATGTAGTCGGCAGAGTATTTTGTAGCGCTCAGACCTATCAAATGGAATGTTTAACGCCAGTTGAAGTAAATCTGATTCCGAGGTCGAGATGGCACGAACTCAATGAGGCAATGATTTCGCATATTCAGCGATCGGGTGAGTTAATGGAAATCTTGCACTGTCGCAATGCTGAAGCCGCAGTTTTACAACTGTTTGCTTGGCTAGCTAATCGCTTCGGTCAACATGTATTGCAAGGTAAATTAATCGATCTGCGTTTGACTCATCAAGAAATTGCCGAATTAGTAGGATTAACTCGCGTCACGGTAACGCGAATACTGAGCGATTTAGAAAAACAAGGCTCGATTCAACGGCAAGAACGTCAATTTATTGTTATGAGCGATCGCTTACCTTTCTGGCACTACGAAATTTGA
- a CDS encoding response regulator gives MKSEPKINVLLVDDYPENLVALEATLNSLGQNLVKAYSGKQALKCLLEQDFAVILLDVQMPEMDGFETASLIRQRERSRHTPIIFLTAISDSDDLKSKGYALGAVDYLLKPIDPIILTSKVAVFVELFKKNLEVQRQAAQLVAKNLEIFQAQAARQQAEAANLMKDEFLAVVSHELRSPLNSILGWAQLMQMRKFDEAKLCQALKIIERNAKSQAQLIDDILDMSRLIRGKVQLSIQPVNAIATIELLLESIRPQLEEKSLQLRTHLDPAAQTIAADPTRLRQIIWNLLSNAVKFTPEKGQIEIRLIQGSRERGAEERELRELRELRERRELGETRSRGEGRLGAEEQRTNLIPNSEFRIPNSNYAQIQIIDTGIGIRPEFLPQIFDRFRQADSSITRAFGGLGLGLAIVRQLVILHGGTIEAHSEGEGKGTTFTVRLPLANSPSTATSPTTATPNLINLTANDASKLNSLLDGVNVLVVEDNNDSRDFIKFALEQAGATVTTVSSAADAVAYLKRDCPDVIISDIAMPETDGYQLIQRIRATEQQGDRQIPAIALTAHAKPEDRSRSLAAGFQQHITKPVESTALITAVAELIKQQSVVSSQWATIDRSQMTNDK, from the coding sequence ATGAAGTCCGAACCTAAAATTAACGTCTTATTAGTAGACGATTATCCCGAAAATCTTGTAGCACTGGAGGCAACGCTTAACAGTTTAGGGCAGAATTTAGTCAAAGCTTATTCTGGTAAACAAGCCCTGAAATGTTTATTAGAGCAAGACTTTGCTGTCATCCTACTAGACGTACAGATGCCAGAAATGGATGGATTTGAAACAGCAAGTCTGATTCGACAAAGAGAGCGATCGCGCCATACACCAATTATTTTTCTCACGGCAATTAGCGATAGCGATGACCTGAAGTCAAAAGGATATGCTCTAGGTGCAGTAGATTATTTACTTAAACCTATCGATCCAATTATATTAACATCTAAAGTTGCAGTATTTGTCGAGTTATTTAAAAAGAATTTAGAGGTGCAACGTCAAGCAGCTCAATTGGTTGCCAAGAATTTAGAAATATTTCAAGCTCAAGCCGCCCGGCAGCAAGCAGAAGCAGCTAACTTAATGAAAGATGAATTTTTGGCGGTTGTTTCTCACGAATTGCGATCGCCCTTGAACTCAATTTTGGGTTGGGCGCAACTGATGCAGATGCGGAAGTTTGATGAAGCCAAATTGTGTCAAGCACTTAAGATCATCGAACGGAATGCCAAATCTCAAGCGCAGCTGATCGATGACATTCTCGATATGTCTAGATTGATCCGTGGGAAAGTGCAGCTATCCATTCAACCTGTAAATGCGATCGCCACGATTGAATTGCTATTAGAATCAATTCGTCCCCAGTTGGAAGAGAAATCGCTACAACTACGCACGCACCTCGATCCGGCAGCACAAACAATCGCCGCCGATCCAACCCGCCTACGACAAATTATTTGGAATTTACTCTCCAATGCAGTTAAATTCACTCCCGAAAAAGGGCAGATCGAGATACGGCTAATTCAAGGGAGTAGGGAGCGGGGAGCAGAGGAAAGAGAGCTGAGGGAGCTGAGGGAGCTGAGGGAGAGAAGAGAGCTGGGGGAGACTAGGAGCAGAGGAGAAGGGAGACTAGGAGCAGAGGAGCAGAGGACGAATTTAATTCCGAATTCCGAATTCCGAATTCCGAATTCCAATTACGCTCAAATCCAAATTATCGATACAGGAATTGGCATTCGTCCCGAATTTCTGCCGCAAATTTTCGATCGCTTTCGTCAAGCAGACAGTTCTATTACTCGCGCTTTTGGCGGACTGGGGTTAGGACTGGCGATCGTACGACAACTGGTGATTTTACATGGTGGCACGATTGAAGCTCACAGCGAGGGAGAAGGCAAGGGAACAACGTTTACAGTACGACTACCACTAGCAAATAGTCCTTCTACCGCGACTTCCCCCACTACAGCGACTCCCAATCTCATTAACTTGACTGCAAATGATGCATCAAAGTTAAATTCATTACTGGATGGGGTAAACGTGTTAGTTGTCGAGGATAACAACGATAGCCGCGACTTCATTAAATTTGCGCTCGAACAAGCAGGTGCAACCGTCACGACAGTTTCTTCAGCAGCAGATGCAGTCGCTTATTTAAAACGCGATTGCCCCGATGTCATAATTAGCGATATTGCCATGCCAGAAACCGATGGCTATCAATTAATTCAACGGATTCGAGCCACCGAGCAACAAGGAGATAGACAAATCCCCGCGATCGCCCTGACTGCTCACGCGAAGCCAGAAGACCGTTCGCGATCGCTAGCAGCAGGATTTCAACAGCACATTACTAAACCAGTAGAATCTACTGCTCTCATTACAGCCGTAGCGGAGTTAATCAAGCAGCAGTCAGTTGTCAGTTCTCAGTGGGCAACAATCGATCGCTCGCAAATGACGAATGACAAATGA
- a CDS encoding HAS-barrel domain-containing protein has product MRLPLPQFTTGDRHPSYIAEVIETSTTEFLAQCLEPEDLSFPVMPPFGSWVKSADDESGNQVYGVVYYATTMPIDSIHRARALGLSLMELREQQPQIFAMLKTEFRAAIIGFEPAKASKRAQRQVYQYLPPRPPQIHQAVYCCQPEDVILFSDRLDFLRTLLQVQGAPVEALTAAAIREVYQLRKADRQWLVQAGRTLSTLLKDDYDRLRYILSQIHP; this is encoded by the coding sequence ATGCGCCTTCCCCTACCACAATTTACAACAGGCGATCGCCACCCCAGCTACATAGCCGAAGTGATCGAAACTTCGACAACGGAATTTTTAGCTCAATGCTTGGAACCAGAAGATTTGAGCTTTCCAGTGATGCCACCTTTTGGTAGTTGGGTAAAGTCTGCGGATGATGAATCGGGAAATCAAGTTTATGGGGTAGTTTATTACGCTACTACCATGCCGATCGACTCAATCCATCGGGCAAGGGCTTTAGGATTATCTCTCATGGAGTTGCGCGAACAGCAGCCGCAAATTTTCGCCATGCTCAAAACTGAATTTCGCGCTGCCATTATCGGTTTTGAGCCAGCTAAAGCCTCAAAACGCGCTCAACGCCAAGTTTATCAATACCTTCCGCCTCGTCCGCCGCAAATTCACCAAGCGGTCTATTGCTGTCAGCCAGAAGATGTCATTTTATTTAGCGATCGCCTGGATTTTCTACGCACTCTATTACAAGTTCAAGGTGCGCCTGTAGAAGCTTTAACCGCTGCCGCGATTCGAGAGGTATATCAGTTGCGGAAAGCTGATAGACAATGGTTAGTCCAAGCCGGACGCACCCTCAGCACCCTCCTCAAAGACGACTACGATCGCTTGCGCTACATTTTGAGCCAAATACATCCTTGA
- a CDS encoding Crp/Fnr family transcriptional regulator, which yields MLVSNNPHHAVENQLLASLPREEYERLVANMELVPLTFKQVLYAPNESIQYVYFPKSGVVSLLTLMEDGTAVEVGTVGNEGMVGLPVFLGSNKIPGQALAQIPGEAWRMRVDVFKDKVIPGSTLHDLLQRYTQALFNLISQIAACNRIHSVEERFCRWLLMTQDRVGSDEFPLTQEFLSQMLGVRRPTVSLSASVLQKAGLIRYVRGKMTILDREGLEASSCECYMIIKSEFERLLGSDVA from the coding sequence ATTTTGGTATCCAATAACCCCCATCATGCTGTTGAAAATCAGCTCTTAGCGAGCTTGCCTAGAGAGGAATACGAACGCCTCGTAGCTAACATGGAGTTAGTCCCCCTGACTTTTAAGCAAGTTCTCTACGCACCTAACGAATCTATTCAGTATGTCTACTTCCCTAAGAGTGGTGTAGTCTCTTTGCTGACGCTGATGGAAGACGGTACAGCAGTTGAAGTGGGAACGGTTGGCAATGAGGGAATGGTAGGTCTTCCCGTATTCCTGGGATCTAATAAGATTCCTGGTCAGGCTTTGGCACAAATTCCTGGCGAAGCTTGGAGGATGAGAGTAGATGTATTTAAAGATAAAGTTATCCCAGGTAGCACGCTTCACGATCTGCTGCAACGCTACACGCAGGCGCTGTTTAACCTGATTTCCCAAATAGCTGCCTGCAATCGCATACACTCAGTCGAGGAGCGATTTTGCCGCTGGTTACTCATGACTCAAGACCGAGTGGGTTCAGATGAGTTTCCGCTCACCCAAGAGTTTCTCTCGCAAATGCTGGGCGTGCGCCGCCCTACTGTCAGTTTGTCAGCCAGCGTTCTTCAGAAAGCAGGGCTGATCCGCTACGTTCGGGGTAAAATGACTATTCTCGACCGTGAAGGGCTAGAAGCTTCTTCCTGCGAGTGTTACATGATTATCAAGAGTGAATTTGAGCGTTTGCTCGGCAGCGATGTTGCCTAG
- a CDS encoding chemotaxis protein CheB — MNSKHEHKIFSHFPNVAFNVVAIAASKGGLNAISQILSTLPSDFPAAIAIVQHLSPNCPSYLAKILKYRTRLRVKNAETGELLRPGTVYVAVPDKHLVVNPSGKLSLSDAARVNFVRPSANVLFRSVATSYQRRAIAVILSGKDTDGLLGVLAIKKHGGIAIAQNEATCECFEMPKAAINTGKVDFVLPPNAIASTLYNLVMSPKAA; from the coding sequence GTGAATAGCAAACACGAACATAAAATCTTTTCCCACTTTCCCAATGTTGCGTTTAACGTTGTGGCGATCGCCGCTTCTAAAGGTGGGTTAAATGCAATTAGTCAAATTTTATCCACCTTACCGTCAGATTTTCCCGCAGCAATTGCGATCGTACAGCACTTGTCTCCTAACTGCCCCAGCTACCTGGCTAAGATTCTCAAATACCGCACTAGACTGCGGGTGAAAAACGCAGAGACAGGAGAATTGCTGCGCCCAGGAACGGTTTATGTTGCCGTGCCTGATAAGCATTTGGTCGTTAATCCTAGCGGTAAGTTGTCGCTATCGGATGCAGCGAGAGTTAACTTTGTTCGTCCCTCAGCTAACGTGCTGTTTCGATCGGTTGCTACAAGTTATCAGAGACGGGCAATCGCTGTAATTCTGAGTGGTAAAGATACTGATGGCTTACTGGGAGTGCTAGCAATTAAGAAACACGGTGGCATAGCGATCGCCCAAAATGAAGCGACTTGCGAGTGTTTCGAGATGCCCAAGGCTGCCATTAATACTGGGAAAGTAGATTTCGTGCTTCCCCCAAATGCGATCGCCTCTACCCTATACAACCTGGTAATGTCACCAAAAGCAGCATAA
- a CDS encoding NAD(P)H dehydrogenase subunit NdhS: MILPGATVRVKNPNDTYYGYQGLVQRITDGKVAVLFEGGNWDKLITFNQSELEAVEVTRKKGK, translated from the coding sequence ATGATTCTACCAGGAGCAACTGTGCGCGTTAAGAATCCTAACGATACTTACTACGGTTATCAAGGGCTAGTGCAGAGAATTACTGATGGTAAAGTTGCTGTGTTGTTTGAAGGTGGTAACTGGGATAAACTGATTACTTTCAATCAATCCGAACTAGAAGCAGTCGAAGTGACTCGGAAAAAAGGCAAGTAA
- the rodA gene encoding rod shape-determining protein RodA, which produces MLLKRFIFSVPWKLLLAPWQQVDWWLLALTVGITIFGGISIRSAELNQGITDWWQHWLFGGIGLALAFFLSLCRYDFLLRWHWLTYAVTNVSLIAVMLAGISAKGAQRWISVAGFNLQPSEFAKVGMIITLAALLQSRSAGKIPGVLRALLVSAVPWVLVFAQPDLGTSLVFGAITLGMLYWGNVNPGWLILLISPIVAVILFNVSLPAWCIWAVAMGAIALATMPWRWLSAVGAIGINFLAGELGHILWGLLKDYQKDRIILFLDPEKDPLGGGYHLIQSRIAIGSGQLWGQGLYQGTQTQLNFIPEQHTDFIFSAVGEEWGFIGCLVLLFIFWLICLRLVLIAQSAKDDFGSLLVIGVFSMIVFQVIVNISMTIGLAPVTGIPLPWMSYGRSALLTNWIAIGIVQSVANHRPKRKGRGARS; this is translated from the coding sequence ATGCTGTTAAAAAGATTCATATTTTCTGTTCCTTGGAAATTACTGCTTGCCCCTTGGCAGCAGGTGGACTGGTGGCTGTTGGCGCTGACTGTAGGCATCACAATATTTGGTGGTATTTCCATTCGCAGTGCAGAGTTAAATCAAGGAATTACCGATTGGTGGCAGCATTGGCTGTTTGGTGGTATAGGATTGGCATTGGCTTTCTTTCTATCGCTTTGCCGCTACGATTTTCTCTTGCGCTGGCACTGGTTGACTTATGCCGTCACGAATGTATCTCTGATTGCGGTCATGCTAGCTGGAATCAGTGCCAAAGGCGCTCAACGCTGGATTAGTGTTGCTGGGTTTAATCTCCAACCCTCAGAATTTGCCAAAGTTGGGATGATTATCACCCTAGCAGCATTATTACAATCCCGTAGTGCGGGAAAAATTCCTGGCGTGCTGCGCGCTTTGTTAGTTAGCGCCGTGCCTTGGGTTTTAGTATTCGCACAGCCAGATTTGGGAACATCTTTAGTTTTTGGGGCAATAACTCTCGGAATGCTCTACTGGGGTAATGTCAATCCTGGCTGGTTGATCCTGTTAATTTCTCCGATCGTGGCAGTTATCCTATTTAACGTCTCTTTACCAGCTTGGTGCATCTGGGCGGTAGCAATGGGAGCGATCGCCCTGGCGACTATGCCTTGGCGGTGGTTGTCGGCAGTTGGAGCGATTGGAATTAACTTTCTGGCAGGAGAATTAGGACACATTCTCTGGGGATTGCTCAAAGACTATCAAAAAGACCGCATCATTTTATTTCTCGACCCAGAGAAAGATCCTCTTGGCGGCGGTTATCATTTAATACAATCGCGAATTGCCATTGGTTCCGGGCAATTATGGGGACAAGGACTTTACCAAGGCACGCAAACCCAACTCAATTTCATTCCCGAACAGCACACGGACTTTATCTTTTCGGCAGTAGGCGAAGAATGGGGCTTTATTGGTTGCCTTGTTTTATTATTTATCTTTTGGTTGATTTGCTTGCGATTGGTATTGATTGCCCAAAGTGCCAAAGATGATTTTGGTTCCCTCCTTGTCATCGGCGTATTTTCGATGATAGTGTTCCAAGTCATCGTCAATATCAGCATGACGATTGGGCTTGCACCAGTCACGGGAATTCCCTTACCTTGGATGAGTTACGGGCGCTCGGCACTGCTGACTAATTGGATCGCGATCGGTATCGTGCAATCCGTCGCCAACCATCGCCCAAAGAGAAAGGGGCGAGGAGCGAGGAGTTAG
- a CDS encoding Mrp/NBP35 family ATP-binding protein, protein MLDTLSTSSVLEVLRPVQDPELRKSLVELNMIRNVKIDNGKVSFTLVLTTPACPLREFIVEDCQKAVKQLPGVTEVAVDVTAETPQQKGLPDRTGIAGVKNILAISSGKGGVGKSTVAVNVAVALAQSGAKVGLLDADIYGPNAPTMLGLEQAQVAVRQGEKGDVLDPVFNHGVKLVSMGFLIDKDQPVIWRGPMLNGIIRQFLYQVQWGELDYLIVDMPPGTGDAQLTLTQAVPMAGAVIVTTPQNVALLDSRKGLRMFQQMQVPVLGIVENMSYFIPPDAPDKHYDIFGSGGGEKTAKELGVPLLGCIPLEISLRQGGDRGIPIVVAEPESASAKALMAVAMAIAGKVSVAALT, encoded by the coding sequence ATGCTCGATACCCTTAGTACCAGCTCCGTATTAGAAGTTTTGCGCCCCGTGCAAGATCCAGAACTCCGCAAAAGCCTAGTAGAACTGAACATGATCCGCAATGTCAAAATTGACAATGGCAAAGTCAGCTTCACTTTGGTTTTGACAACTCCAGCTTGCCCGTTACGAGAATTTATTGTTGAAGACTGCCAGAAAGCTGTCAAGCAGCTACCAGGAGTCACCGAAGTTGCGGTAGACGTAACAGCAGAAACGCCGCAACAGAAAGGTTTACCCGATCGCACGGGAATTGCTGGAGTAAAAAATATTTTGGCAATTTCTAGCGGTAAAGGCGGCGTGGGTAAAAGCACCGTCGCAGTCAATGTTGCCGTTGCTTTAGCACAATCGGGAGCAAAAGTAGGATTGTTGGATGCAGACATTTACGGTCCTAACGCGCCTACTATGCTGGGACTAGAACAAGCACAGGTTGCAGTCCGCCAAGGCGAGAAAGGGGACGTTCTCGATCCGGTTTTCAATCATGGTGTGAAGTTAGTCTCGATGGGTTTTCTCATTGACAAAGATCAGCCTGTAATTTGGCGGGGACCTATGCTCAATGGGATTATTCGCCAATTTCTCTATCAAGTCCAGTGGGGAGAATTAGATTATCTCATCGTAGACATGCCACCGGGAACCGGAGATGCTCAACTCACATTAACGCAAGCCGTACCGATGGCGGGTGCAGTGATTGTCACGACACCCCAAAATGTAGCATTGTTAGATTCTCGCAAAGGCTTGCGGATGTTCCAACAGATGCAAGTTCCAGTATTAGGAATCGTGGAAAATATGAGCTACTTTATTCCCCCCGACGCGCCAGATAAACACTACGATATTTTTGGTTCTGGTGGCGGGGAAAAAACAGCTAAAGAACTAGGCGTACCCTTGTTAGGCTGCATTCCGTTAGAAATTTCCCTGCGTCAAGGAGGCGATCGCGGTATTCCCATTGTTGTTGCTGAACCTGAGTCTGCCTCTGCTAAAGCTTTAATGGCAGTAGCAATGGCGATCGCGGGTAAAGTCTCGGTAGCAGCATTAACTTAG
- a CDS encoding YdcF family protein, which translates to MLLLWGKKTRGAAIAIALALIILLVGGNSWAARSFAQSLEWQHLPLNTVPTADAIVVLGGVTRTSTPPRPTVEVTEGGDRLLYAAYLYQQSKAPVIILSGGRIEWYGNDSAEATDMSALLKNMGVPESAIVQEPNSRNTYENAVNVRQILTQRGIRQILLVTSAMHMPRSLSIFKRLGIAAIPAPTDFQVSTQEFQELASSPEAKLLSLLPDASSLFLFTQTLKEYIGIVIYWLRGWL; encoded by the coding sequence GTGCTGTTGTTGTGGGGTAAAAAAACGCGCGGGGCGGCGATCGCAATTGCTCTTGCTCTGATAATTTTATTGGTAGGGGGTAATAGCTGGGCTGCTCGTTCTTTCGCGCAATCGCTAGAGTGGCAGCATTTGCCACTCAATACTGTACCAACTGCCGATGCGATCGTGGTTTTGGGTGGTGTCACCAGAACGTCAACACCACCACGCCCGACTGTAGAAGTGACTGAAGGCGGCGATCGCCTCCTCTATGCTGCTTATCTCTATCAGCAGAGTAAAGCACCTGTAATAATTCTCAGTGGAGGACGAATTGAGTGGTATGGAAATGATTCTGCTGAAGCAACTGATATGTCAGCGTTACTGAAGAACATGGGCGTGCCAGAATCGGCAATAGTTCAGGAACCCAACTCTCGCAATACTTACGAAAATGCAGTTAACGTGCGTCAAATTCTGACACAGCGAGGTATTCGCCAGATTTTATTGGTCACTTCAGCAATGCATATGCCGCGATCGCTGTCAATATTCAAACGTTTAGGAATAGCTGCTATTCCCGCTCCCACTGATTTTCAAGTGTCTACTCAAGAGTTTCAAGAGCTAGCGAGTTCGCCCGAAGCTAAATTACTGAGTTTGTTACCAGATGCCAGCAGTTTATTTTTATTCACTCAAACTCTCAAAGAATACATCGGAATTGTCATTTATTGGTTGCGCGGCTGGTTGTAA
- a CDS encoding AAA family ATPase, whose translation MTAASIPASIQQMMQPGFYPHPVQEPIQLIQTHISYVLLTGEYAYKVKKPMNFGFLNYSTLEARKHFCQEELRLNQRGAAELYLEVLPITKTEQQYQLGGTGEPVEYVLKMRQFPQDMLLINMFSQGKVDEKLMTNLGRVVAEYHKKAAINDYIRNFGEVAQVRQAFDENYEQSEKYIGKAQTQNQFDETKAYTDKFFAEKESLFKSRMAGDFIRECHGDLYMQNICLWHDKILLFDCIEFNEPFRFVDVMYDVAFAVMDFEARGRKDLGNIFLNTYLEQTGDWEGLQVYPLYLSRQAYVRAKVNSFLLDDPGVPAAVKEESAKTAANYYRQAWEYTKPRQGKLILMSGLSGAGKSTVAKQLARQMGAIHVRSDAVRKHLAGIPLEQRGGDEIYTTEWHQKTYQRLLDLGLLLASEGFTVILDAKYDRTALRQEAIAQAESRQIPLQILHCTAPVEVLRQRLQQRTGDIADATVDLLESQQATAEPFADTEKPYVTTIDTTQPVETQLKS comes from the coding sequence ATGACAGCAGCTTCAATTCCCGCTTCGATTCAACAAATGATGCAGCCTGGGTTTTACCCTCATCCAGTGCAAGAACCAATTCAACTGATTCAGACGCATATTTCTTACGTGTTATTAACTGGAGAGTATGCTTATAAAGTGAAAAAGCCGATGAACTTTGGTTTTTTAAACTATTCAACGCTGGAAGCAAGAAAGCACTTTTGTCAAGAAGAATTACGCTTAAATCAAAGAGGTGCAGCCGAACTTTATTTGGAAGTATTACCAATTACTAAAACTGAACAGCAGTACCAACTAGGAGGTACGGGAGAGCCTGTAGAATACGTATTAAAAATGCGTCAATTTCCCCAAGATATGTTGTTAATTAACATGTTTTCTCAGGGAAAAGTTGACGAAAAACTAATGACTAACTTAGGACGAGTTGTAGCAGAATACCATAAAAAAGCTGCAATCAACGACTATATTCGTAACTTTGGGGAAGTAGCTCAAGTTCGCCAAGCTTTTGATGAGAACTACGAGCAATCAGAAAAATATATTGGCAAAGCACAGACACAAAACCAGTTTGACGAAACAAAAGCGTATACAGATAAGTTTTTTGCGGAGAAAGAGTCATTATTTAAAAGCCGCATGGCAGGTGACTTTATTCGCGAGTGTCATGGCGATTTATACATGCAAAATATTTGTCTATGGCATGACAAAATTTTATTATTTGATTGCATTGAATTTAACGAACCATTTCGATTTGTAGACGTAATGTATGACGTGGCGTTTGCCGTGATGGATTTTGAGGCACGGGGGCGCAAGGACTTAGGCAATATCTTTTTAAATACATATTTAGAGCAAACAGGCGACTGGGAAGGATTGCAAGTTTATCCTTTATATCTCAGCCGTCAGGCATACGTGCGGGCAAAAGTCAATTCATTTTTGCTGGACGATCCAGGTGTACCCGCAGCTGTAAAGGAAGAGTCCGCAAAAACAGCAGCAAACTACTATCGCCAAGCCTGGGAATATACCAAACCTCGTCAAGGCAAGTTAATTCTCATGTCTGGGCTATCGGGTGCGGGTAAGAGTACGGTAGCGAAGCAACTAGCGCGACAAATGGGAGCAATTCACGTCCGTTCCGATGCAGTTCGCAAGCATTTAGCCGGAATTCCCCTGGAACAACGCGGGGGAGATGAAATTTATACTACTGAATGGCATCAAAAAACCTATCAAAGGCTGTTAGATTTAGGACTGCTGCTAGCAAGTGAGGGTTTTACAGTCATTTTAGATGCCAAATACGATCGCACCGCTTTACGTCAAGAGGCGATCGCCCAAGCAGAATCCCGTCAAATTCCCCTACAAATCCTCCACTGTACCGCACCAGTAGAAGTCTTGCGCCAACGGCTGCAACAGCGCACCGGAGACATTGCCGATGCTACCGTTGACTTACTAGAGTCTCAACAAGCCACCGCCGAGCCTTTTGCCGACACCGAAAAGCCCTACGTCACCACAATTGACACGACACAGCCTGTAGAAACTCAATTGAAGTCGTAA
- a CDS encoding 50S ribosomal protein L25/general stress protein Ctc, which produces MELTVECQKRPEGSQPNALRRGGMIPANLYGHKGTEAISLVMNAKTAETMLKKASVNNTIIDLNITDLPWRGKTLVREVQSHPYKGNIYHISFFAVAAQDSVDVEVPLHFVGDAVGVKQESGIVDTLATSLQIRCNPDSIPEAIEINISNLHVGDSLYVRELVLPSGVTVLGDTEQAVVTVLSPQKTTAAAVEELEAEAGTESASESDAEAE; this is translated from the coding sequence ATGGAACTTACAGTTGAGTGTCAAAAACGCCCAGAGGGAAGTCAACCTAATGCTTTACGTCGCGGTGGCATGATTCCAGCAAACCTTTACGGACATAAAGGTACAGAAGCAATTTCTCTAGTCATGAATGCTAAAACAGCAGAAACAATGCTGAAAAAGGCTTCTGTCAACAACACCATCATCGATCTAAACATCACCGATCTTCCTTGGCGTGGTAAAACTCTGGTACGGGAAGTACAATCTCATCCCTATAAGGGAAATATCTACCACATCAGCTTCTTTGCCGTTGCAGCGCAAGATTCTGTGGATGTAGAAGTACCTCTACATTTTGTTGGCGATGCAGTAGGCGTAAAGCAAGAAAGCGGAATTGTCGATACACTGGCAACAAGCTTGCAGATTCGTTGCAATCCCGATAGTATTCCAGAGGCGATTGAGATTAATATCTCTAACCTACACGTAGGTGATAGCTTGTACGTTCGCGAACTAGTTTTACCGTCAGGGGTAACAGTTTTAGGTGACACAGAACAAGCAGTTGTGACTGTTTTATCACCGCAGAAGACAACCGCAGCTGCGGTAGAAGAGTTGGAAGCAGAGGCAGGAACGGAATCAGCATCAGAATCTGATGCAGAAGCAGAATAA